One Chryseobacterium sp. StRB126 genomic region harbors:
- a CDS encoding helix-turn-helix transcriptional regulator, translated as MSITFYKPKSELLSQYIEGFYFISELDTLKSNQYWTFPSNFCLATICQDTELIPEKNNITIKRSTIKRIDSFLFYNISKPINVTYEEPRNELTIYFKPLAIFHFFPKVFLSSTADHLENFKPYPDYQTKIQALLKINNKDEQANILENYLISKLCSPKLETIRNILQKVEEGWKLNDIAESMGISRQYLHRVFFKYTGKSPSLYKRIHRFRQVTSSLKTNEKFISLSHENLFFDQPHFNREFKALTGVVPTVFFKNINVSKDMLWLFI; from the coding sequence ATGAGTATCACTTTTTATAAACCAAAATCAGAGCTATTAAGCCAATATATTGAGGGGTTCTATTTTATTTCTGAGCTTGATACCCTAAAATCAAATCAATATTGGACATTTCCCAGTAATTTCTGCCTTGCAACAATTTGTCAGGACACAGAGTTAATTCCTGAAAAAAACAACATCACAATAAAGAGATCAACTATTAAAAGGATAGATTCATTTCTATTCTACAACATTTCCAAGCCCATTAACGTTACTTACGAAGAACCTAGAAATGAACTTACAATATATTTCAAACCCCTTGCAATTTTTCATTTTTTCCCTAAAGTGTTTTTATCATCAACTGCAGACCATTTGGAGAATTTCAAACCATACCCTGATTACCAAACTAAGATTCAAGCTCTATTGAAAATAAATAACAAAGATGAACAAGCAAATATTTTAGAAAATTATCTTATCTCCAAACTTTGTAGTCCGAAGCTCGAAACGATTCGAAACATACTGCAAAAAGTTGAAGAAGGATGGAAATTAAATGATATTGCTGAATCAATGGGTATATCCAGACAATATCTCCATAGGGTATTTTTTAAATATACGGGAAAGTCTCCATCTCTGTATAAAAGAATACATCGCTTCAGACAAGTTACCTCTTCTCTGAAAACCAATGAAAAATTCATTTCATTATCGCACGAAAATTTATTTTTTGACCAGCCTCATTTTAACAGGGAATTCAAAGCACTAACAGGTGTTGTTCCTACCGTATTTTTCAAAAATATTAATGTTTCAAAAGATATGCTCTGGCTTTTTATTTAA
- a CDS encoding alpha/beta hydrolase-fold protein, producing the protein MIIDNGKTLAYQLILIIVLVVSSINLSYSQEPLPARKQISKVFHSKVLNEERQFWIYLPEGYDRGEKLYPVIYLLDPDQNFAYVTEMERFLSDRYRMPKSIVVGIVNADRVRDFTPVHSMTFHGKFDNSLRNTGGAEKFLSFLKQEAIPFIESNFRTVPYRTLEGHSLGGLFSLYCKKESPELFQSYIIISPAIYDGNTAILTQFREALQKNVDRTSYLYLSIGDEPDGLTPVKTLNESLKKYADKNLIWDFKQYHNEDHFSVGYQSMYDGLKFIYSKWFLNPRDASKVKSYLDIKTHFDALSKLYGYEVIPDEDLVNESGYQRLNNNDFVHAIEIFAENVKNNPESANAYDSLGEAFMKNGNKHNAIENYEKSIKLNPHNQNAVHMLQELKK; encoded by the coding sequence ATGATTATAGACAATGGAAAAACCTTAGCTTATCAACTTATTTTAATAATTGTGCTGGTGGTATCAAGCATAAATCTAAGCTATTCTCAGGAACCGCTCCCAGCTAGGAAGCAGATTAGTAAAGTATTCCATTCAAAAGTTTTAAATGAGGAACGTCAGTTTTGGATTTATCTTCCGGAAGGTTATGATAGAGGAGAAAAGCTATATCCGGTAATTTATCTTTTGGATCCCGACCAGAACTTTGCCTATGTTACCGAAATGGAAAGATTTCTTTCTGATCGATATCGTATGCCTAAATCTATTGTTGTAGGAATAGTTAATGCTGATAGGGTGCGTGATTTTACTCCAGTCCACTCCATGACCTTTCATGGAAAATTTGACAATAGTTTGCGTAACACTGGCGGGGCAGAAAAGTTTTTAAGTTTCTTGAAGCAGGAGGCTATTCCTTTCATTGAATCTAATTTCAGAACAGTACCTTATCGTACACTGGAAGGGCATTCCCTTGGAGGTCTTTTTTCACTGTACTGTAAGAAAGAGAGCCCTGAGTTATTCCAATCATATATAATCATCAGCCCAGCCATTTATGACGGAAATACTGCAATTTTAACACAATTTCGCGAAGCACTACAAAAGAATGTTGATCGTACTAGTTATTTATATCTTTCCATTGGTGATGAGCCTGATGGCCTTACCCCTGTTAAAACATTGAATGAGAGCCTGAAAAAATATGCGGATAAGAACTTGATATGGGATTTTAAACAATATCACAATGAGGATCATTTTTCCGTGGGGTATCAGAGTATGTATGATGGTTTAAAATTTATATATTCGAAATGGTTTCTAAATCCTCGTGATGCTTCGAAGGTGAAATCATATTTGGATATAAAAACGCATTTTGATGCTCTTTCGAAGCTATATGGGTACGAGGTTATCCCAGATGAAGATCTGGTTAATGAGAGTGGATACCAAAGGCTAAATAACAACGATTTTGTTCATGCTATCGAAATTTTCGCAGAGAATGTAAAAAATAATCCGGAGTCAGCAAATGCTTACGACAGTCTTGGAGAAGCATTTATGAAAAATGGGAATAAACATAATGCGATTGAAAACTACGAGAAATCAATAAAACTCAATCCACACAACCAAAATGCTGTACATATGCTGCAGGAGCTCAAAAAGTAG
- a CDS encoding serine hydrolase, giving the protein MKNRKKDIIAIVKKDKVVYSKGFVYRDLDHKLPVTANILFGIGSNTKAFTSGLIGISGTENKLLCSAKSSDFELSKT; this is encoded by the coding sequence TTGAAGAACAGGAAAAAGGATATCATAGCTATCGTGAAGAAAGATAAAGTTGTGTACTCGAAAGGTTTTGTTTATCGTGACCTTGACCATAAACTTCCGGTAACAGCTAATATTTTATTTGGTATAGGAAGTAATACCAAAGCTTTTACTTCTGGGTTAATTGGAATATCAGGTACAGAAAATAAATTACTCTGCTCCGCAAAGTCTTCTGACTTTGAGCTGTCAAAAACCTAA
- a CDS encoding RNA ligase family protein, protein MPDSLKKIRLNESDLSKLDKLKWVVTEKIHGANFSFSYENNTLQYAKRREYLAWGDDFFWISACC, encoded by the coding sequence ATGCCTGATTCTCTGAAAAAAATAAGACTTAATGAAAGTGATTTATCAAAGCTGGATAAATTAAAATGGGTGGTCACTGAAAAAATCCATGGGGCTAATTTTAGTTTTTCCTATGAAAATAATACACTTCAATATGCTAAAAGGAGAGAATATCTTGCATGGGGAGACGATTTTTTTTGGATTTCAGCTTGTTGTTAA